Proteins encoded together in one Pseudoroseomonas cervicalis window:
- the ileS gene encoding isoleucine--tRNA ligase, with product MTDASGRDYRGTVFLPQTPFPMRGDLPKREPGWLERWEKIGLWDRLRAQSAGREKFVLHDGPPYANGALHIGHALNKVLKDVVNRAAQMSGRDANYIPGWDCHGLPIEWKVEEEYRNPKGKYQGGRDKDAVPVLEFRAECRAYAAHWLDVQREEFKRLGVAGDWTGRYATMDFPSEAAIAGEIGKFLMNGSLYRGLRPVMWSPVEKTALAEAEVEYHDHKSAILYTGFPILAAPASAAGDLAGALAVIWTTTPWTIPANRAMAYGAEIDYALVEVEAAEEGALPRPGQRLIVAEALLGAFAKEVGLARFRVARIFKGTELEGALAAHPLRAWEGAGEGYQFQVPLLAGDYVTTEAGTGLVHIAPAHGEEDFNLARAHGIAVPECVGDDGTYTVQTPGFVGLHVFKAHEAVWAALQATGLLLGKGFITHSYPHSWRSKKPVIYRATPQWFIAMDDANQIRAKSLQAIAETHFVPDMGRNRIGSMVAARPDWCISRQRAWGVPIAVFVEKKTGEVLRDQAVLDRVCAAFAEEGADAWYKPGAAARFLGNGRNPDDYEQVMDIVDVWFESGSTHAFVLRDRGLPVPADLYLEGSDQHRGWFHSSLLESVGANGHAPFKAILTHGFVLDETGRKMSKSLGNVTAPQEVTKQYGADILRLWVMNSDTADDLRIGKNILAQQAELYRRIRNTLRWLLGSLEGFAETEKLPYAELPELERWVLHRLTELDARMRKAVADYDWNGVYPELHAFCATDLSAFYFDIRKDSLYCDAADSPRRRAARTVLDALHRCLTTWLAPVMPFTAEEAWLARFPSEDGSVHLQLFPEMPAEWRDAALAAKWERVREARRGATQLLEQDRKEGRIGASLQARVTFAADSDAASLLPPELWEEVLIVSEVALGAAEGGVATDLAPGQKCERCWRVLPEVGASAAHPTLCRRCEAVVEGAAA from the coding sequence ATGACCGACGCTTCCGGCCGCGACTATCGCGGCACCGTTTTCCTGCCCCAGACCCCCTTCCCGATGCGCGGCGACCTGCCGAAGCGCGAGCCCGGCTGGCTGGAGCGCTGGGAGAAGATCGGGCTGTGGGACCGGCTGCGCGCCCAGTCCGCGGGCCGGGAGAAATTCGTGCTGCATGACGGCCCGCCCTACGCCAATGGCGCGCTGCATATCGGCCACGCCCTGAACAAGGTGCTGAAGGACGTCGTCAACCGCGCCGCACAGATGAGCGGGCGGGACGCCAACTACATCCCCGGCTGGGACTGCCACGGCCTGCCGATCGAGTGGAAGGTCGAGGAGGAGTACCGCAACCCCAAGGGCAAGTACCAGGGCGGGCGGGACAAGGATGCGGTGCCGGTGCTGGAATTCCGCGCCGAATGCCGCGCCTATGCCGCGCATTGGCTGGATGTGCAGCGCGAGGAGTTCAAGCGCCTCGGCGTCGCCGGCGACTGGACCGGCCGCTACGCCACCATGGACTTCCCCTCCGAGGCGGCGATCGCCGGCGAGATCGGCAAGTTCCTGATGAACGGCTCCCTCTACCGCGGCCTGCGCCCGGTGATGTGGAGCCCGGTCGAGAAGACCGCGCTCGCCGAGGCCGAGGTCGAGTATCACGACCACAAATCGGCCATCCTCTACACCGGCTTCCCCATCCTGGCGGCGCCGGCCAGCGCGGCCGGCGACCTGGCCGGCGCGCTGGCGGTGATCTGGACCACCACCCCCTGGACCATCCCGGCCAACCGCGCCATGGCCTATGGGGCGGAGATCGACTACGCGCTGGTCGAGGTCGAGGCCGCCGAGGAAGGCGCCCTGCCGCGTCCCGGCCAGCGCCTGATCGTGGCCGAGGCGCTGCTCGGCGCCTTCGCCAAGGAGGTGGGGCTGGCCCGCTTCCGCGTCGCCCGCATCTTCAAGGGCACCGAGCTGGAGGGGGCGCTGGCCGCCCACCCGCTGCGCGCCTGGGAGGGTGCCGGCGAGGGCTACCAGTTCCAGGTGCCGCTGCTGGCCGGCGACTACGTCACCACCGAGGCCGGCACCGGCCTGGTGCACATCGCCCCGGCGCATGGCGAGGAGGATTTCAACCTCGCCCGCGCGCATGGCATCGCCGTGCCGGAATGCGTGGGCGATGACGGCACCTACACGGTGCAGACCCCGGGCTTCGTGGGCCTGCATGTGTTCAAGGCGCATGAGGCGGTCTGGGCGGCGCTGCAGGCCACCGGGCTGCTGCTGGGGAAGGGCTTCATCACCCACAGCTACCCGCATAGCTGGCGCTCGAAGAAGCCGGTGATCTACCGGGCGACGCCGCAATGGTTCATCGCCATGGACGATGCCAACCAGATCCGCGCCAAGTCGCTCCAGGCCATCGCCGAGACGCATTTCGTCCCCGATATGGGCCGCAACCGCATCGGCTCCATGGTGGCGGCACGGCCGGACTGGTGCATCAGCCGCCAGCGCGCCTGGGGCGTGCCGATCGCCGTCTTCGTCGAGAAGAAGACCGGCGAGGTGCTGCGCGACCAGGCGGTGCTGGACCGGGTCTGCGCCGCCTTCGCCGAGGAAGGGGCGGATGCCTGGTACAAGCCCGGCGCCGCCGCCCGCTTCCTGGGCAATGGGCGGAACCCGGACGATTACGAGCAGGTGATGGACATCGTCGATGTCTGGTTCGAATCCGGCTCGACCCATGCCTTCGTGCTGCGCGACCGTGGCCTGCCGGTGCCGGCCGATCTCTACCTCGAGGGCTCGGACCAGCATCGCGGCTGGTTCCATTCCTCGCTGCTGGAGAGCGTCGGCGCCAATGGCCACGCCCCCTTCAAGGCGATCCTCACCCATGGCTTCGTGCTGGATGAGACCGGCCGCAAAATGTCGAAGTCGCTCGGCAATGTCACCGCGCCGCAGGAGGTGACCAAGCAGTATGGCGCCGACATCCTGCGCCTCTGGGTGATGAATTCCGACACCGCCGACGATCTGCGCATCGGCAAGAACATCCTGGCGCAGCAGGCGGAGCTGTACCGGCGCATCCGCAACACGCTGCGCTGGCTGCTGGGCAGCCTGGAGGGCTTCGCGGAGACCGAGAAGCTCCCCTATGCCGAGCTGCCGGAGCTGGAGCGCTGGGTGTTGCACCGGCTGACCGAGCTCGACGCCCGGATGCGCAAGGCGGTGGCCGATTACGACTGGAACGGCGTCTATCCCGAGCTGCACGCCTTCTGCGCCACCGACCTCTCGGCCTTCTATTTCGACATCCGCAAGGACAGCCTCTATTGCGACGCGGCGGACAGCCCGCGCCGCCGCGCCGCCCGCACCGTGCTGGACGCGCTGCATCGCTGCCTGACCACGTGGCTGGCGCCGGTGATGCCCTTCACCGCCGAGGAGGCCTGGCTGGCCCGCTTCCCCTCCGAGGATGGCTCGGTGCATCTGCAGCTCTTCCCGGAGATGCCGGCCGAGTGGCGCGACGCCGCGCTGGCCGCCAAGTGGGAGCGGGTGCGCGAGGCGCGCCGCGGCGCCACCCAGCTCCTGGAGCAGGACCGCAAGGAGGGGCGCATCGGCGCCTCGCTGCAGGCCCGCGTGACCTTCGCCGCCGATAGCGACGCGGCCTCGCTGCTGCCGCCCGAGCTATGGGAGGAGGTGCTGATCGTCTCCGAGGTGGCGCTCGGCGCCGCCGAGGGGGGGGTGGCCACCGACCTGGCCCCGGGCCAGAAATGCGAGCGCTGCTGGCGCGTGCTGCCCGAGGTCGGCGCCTCGGCCGCCCATCCGACGCTGTGCCGCCGCTGCGAGGCGGTGGTGGAAGGCGCCGCCGCATGA
- a CDS encoding M20 family metallopeptidase, giving the protein MPVTQLGSSETLLEELRGWVEHETPTTDAAAINGLMDKAEAELRAVGARIERIPGRDGYGDQLVARTPGQGRPVLVAGHLDTVWDHGTLAKTIPFRLEGEKAYGPGIYDMKAGSFFAFHSVREVLRQKTATRAPITLLLTSDEEVGSPTSRALIEREAAGACAVLIPEPAGGPQKCCVTARKGVGRFTVKVTGQSAHAGGNWQDGASAIVTLARLITQIHALVDLPGGTTTNCAPIWGGTRPNVIPNEAGCEVDFRVATAEDGARIEAAILAMAGPQPEGTKVAITGGMNRPPMEEGPGNLALYARAKEIAAKLGYDLPKQHRGGGSDGNFTAALGVPTLDGLGCSGAGAHAEFEHILWPELAARCGTLCELLETLGD; this is encoded by the coding sequence ATGCCCGTCACCCAACTCGGCAGCAGCGAAACCCTGCTGGAGGAGCTGCGCGGCTGGGTCGAGCATGAGACGCCGACCACCGACGCCGCCGCCATCAACGGGCTGATGGACAAGGCCGAGGCCGAACTCCGCGCCGTCGGCGCCCGCATCGAGCGCATCCCCGGCCGCGACGGCTATGGCGACCAGCTGGTGGCCCGCACCCCCGGCCAGGGCCGCCCCGTGCTGGTGGCCGGCCATCTCGACACGGTGTGGGACCACGGCACCCTGGCCAAGACCATCCCCTTCCGCCTGGAAGGCGAGAAGGCCTATGGCCCCGGCATCTACGACATGAAGGCGGGCAGCTTCTTCGCCTTCCACTCGGTGCGCGAGGTCCTGCGGCAGAAGACCGCGACGCGCGCGCCCATCACCCTGCTGCTGACCTCGGATGAGGAGGTGGGCAGCCCGACCAGCCGCGCTTTGATCGAGCGCGAGGCGGCCGGCGCCTGCGCCGTGCTGATCCCCGAGCCCGCCGGCGGGCCGCAGAAATGCTGCGTCACCGCGCGCAAGGGTGTCGGCCGCTTCACCGTGAAGGTGACGGGGCAGAGTGCGCATGCCGGCGGCAACTGGCAGGACGGTGCGAGTGCCATCGTCACCCTGGCGCGGCTGATCACCCAGATCCACGCGCTGGTCGACCTGCCCGGCGGCACCACGACGAATTGCGCGCCGATCTGGGGCGGCACCCGCCCCAACGTGATCCCGAACGAGGCCGGCTGCGAGGTGGATTTCCGCGTCGCCACCGCCGAGGACGGGGCGCGCATCGAGGCCGCCATCCTCGCCATGGCCGGGCCGCAGCCCGAGGGCACGAAGGTCGCCATCACCGGCGGCATGAACCGCCCGCCGATGGAGGAGGGGCCGGGCAATCTGGCGCTCTACGCCCGGGCGAAGGAGATCGCGGCGAAGCTCGGCTACGATTTGCCGAAGCAGCATCGCGGCGGCGGCTCGGACGGCAATTTCACCGCGGCGCTGGGTGTGCCGACGCTGGACGGCCTCGGCTGTTCCGGCGCCGGCGCGCATGCCGAGTTCGAGCACATCCTGTGGCCGGAGCTGGCGGCGCGCTGCGGCACGCTGTGCGAGCTCTTGGAGACGCTGGGGGATTGA
- the lspA gene encoding signal peptidase II: protein MSTPLRLGLPFAAALLVADQLSKWWILEVLRLPEIRQVKLLDLGVAGFDLTMVWNRGVTFGLLAGDTLPHRLMLAGLALIVCAVLLRWMARAENRLTTLALGGIVGGAIGNVIDRLRFGAVVDFADAWVGSFHWYVFNLADAAIVLGVVALIGDALFRPRATAKESP from the coding sequence ATGAGCACGCCGCTGCGGCTCGGCCTGCCCTTCGCCGCCGCGCTGCTGGTGGCGGACCAGCTGAGCAAATGGTGGATCCTGGAGGTGCTGCGCCTGCCGGAGATCCGCCAGGTGAAGCTGCTCGATCTCGGCGTCGCCGGCTTCGACCTGACCATGGTGTGGAATCGCGGCGTCACCTTCGGCCTGCTGGCCGGCGACACCCTGCCGCACCGGCTGATGCTGGCCGGCCTGGCCCTGATCGTCTGCGCCGTGCTGCTGCGCTGGATGGCCCGGGCCGAGAACCGGCTGACCACCCTGGCGCTCGGCGGCATCGTCGGCGGGGCCATCGGCAATGTCATCGACCGCCTCCGCTTCGGCGCGGTGGTCGATTTCGCCGATGCCTGGGTGGGCAGTTTCCACTGGTACGTCTTCAACCTGGCCGATGCGGCCATCGTCCTCGGCGTGGTGGCGCTGATCGGCGATGCCTTGTTCCGGCCACGCGCCACGGCTAAGGAATCGCCATGA
- a CDS encoding monovalent cation:proton antiporter-2 (CPA2) family protein has protein sequence MAEASHLAPLLQPMLFLGAAVLAVPLAKRLGLGSVLGYIAGGIVIGPSGLGLFADDPARLSGIAELGVVLLLFIIGLELNLGRLWALRRDIFGLGTAQVLGCGLVLALLPWAAGETFRASLVAGLGLALSSTALVMPLLEERGELETPHGRTAFAILLLQDLAIVPLLALVAFLSPRAVAAAHPAWVSVALGVGAVAVVVLAGRYLLNPFFALLARSGAREIMTAAALLVVLGAAAVMALAGLSMAMGAFLAGLLLAESNYRHELEADIEPFRGLLLGLFFLTVGMGLDLRLVLAQAPLLLLGTLLLVGLKALATHLLARGFGHKPATALRNALLLSQAGEFGFVLYATAVAAGVMRPELASLLVAMVVLSMAVTPPLLRLGPVILQRCGRPMPAEEDFSDARGDVLLVGFGRFGQLVSQVLLRQGCSLTLLDNDVHRIQEAARFGARVHYGDGTRLEVLRAAGAGRARLILVCTDRREATDRIVGVVQEAFPGTPCLARAYDRVHALALMRQGVERPVRETVESALLLGREALLALGLPREEAEAVEQQVRQRDRDRLAAAQALGGLQATPEPLTPPRPRRAPGGAPEEVPAGAD, from the coding sequence ATGGCCGAGGCCAGCCACCTCGCCCCCCTTCTGCAACCCATGCTGTTCCTGGGCGCCGCCGTGCTCGCCGTGCCGCTGGCCAAGCGGCTCGGCCTCGGCTCGGTGCTCGGCTACATCGCCGGCGGCATCGTCATCGGCCCGTCGGGACTCGGCCTGTTCGCCGACGACCCGGCCCGGCTCTCCGGCATCGCCGAGCTCGGCGTCGTGCTGCTGCTCTTCATCATCGGGCTGGAGCTCAATCTCGGCCGGCTCTGGGCCTTGCGGCGCGACATTTTCGGCCTGGGCACCGCGCAGGTGCTGGGCTGCGGCCTGGTGCTGGCGCTGCTGCCCTGGGCGGCCGGCGAGACCTTCCGCGCCAGCCTGGTGGCGGGGCTGGGCCTCGCCCTCTCCTCCACCGCCCTGGTGATGCCGCTGCTGGAGGAGCGGGGCGAGCTGGAGACGCCGCATGGCCGCACCGCCTTCGCCATCCTGCTGCTGCAGGACCTGGCCATCGTGCCGCTGCTGGCCCTCGTCGCCTTCCTCTCGCCGCGGGCGGTGGCGGCGGCGCATCCGGCCTGGGTGTCGGTGGCGCTGGGGGTGGGCGCCGTCGCCGTGGTGGTGCTGGCCGGGCGCTACCTGCTGAACCCGTTCTTCGCCCTGCTGGCCCGCTCCGGCGCGCGCGAGATCATGACGGCCGCCGCCCTGCTGGTGGTGCTGGGCGCCGCCGCGGTGATGGCGCTGGCCGGGCTGTCCATGGCGATGGGCGCCTTCCTGGCCGGGCTGCTGCTGGCCGAATCGAATTACCGGCACGAGCTGGAGGCGGATATCGAGCCCTTCCGCGGCCTGCTGCTCGGCCTGTTCTTCCTCACCGTCGGCATGGGGCTCGACCTGCGGCTGGTGCTGGCGCAGGCGCCGCTGCTGCTGCTGGGGACGCTGCTGCTGGTCGGGCTGAAGGCGCTGGCCACGCATCTGCTGGCGCGCGGCTTCGGCCACAAGCCGGCGACCGCGCTCCGCAACGCGCTGCTGCTCTCCCAGGCCGGCGAGTTCGGCTTCGTGCTCTACGCCACCGCCGTGGCGGCCGGGGTGATGCGGCCGGAGCTGGCCTCGCTGCTGGTGGCGATGGTCGTGTTGTCGATGGCGGTGACGCCGCCGCTGCTGCGCCTGGGGCCGGTGATCCTGCAGCGCTGCGGCCGCCCGATGCCGGCGGAGGAGGATTTCTCCGATGCCCGGGGCGATGTGCTGCTGGTGGGTTTCGGCCGCTTCGGCCAGCTGGTCTCCCAGGTGCTGCTGCGCCAGGGCTGTTCGCTGACCCTGCTCGACAATGACGTGCACCGCATCCAGGAGGCGGCGCGCTTCGGCGCCCGGGTGCATTATGGCGACGGCACCCGGCTCGAGGTGCTGCGCGCCGCCGGCGCCGGGCGGGCGCGGCTGATCCTGGTCTGCACCGACCGGCGCGAGGCCACCGACCGCATCGTCGGCGTGGTGCAGGAGGCCTTTCCCGGCACGCCCTGCCTGGCGCGCGCCTATGACCGCGTGCACGCGCTGGCGCTGATGCGCCAGGGCGTCGAGCGCCCGGTGCGCGAGACGGTGGAATCCGCCCTGCTGCTGGGGCGGGAGGCGCTGCTGGCGCTCGGCCTGCCGCGCGAGGAGGCGGAGGCGGTGGAGCAGCAGGTGCGCCAGCGCGACCGCGACCGGCTGGCGGCGGCGCAGGCTTTGGGCGGGCTGCAGGCGACGCCCGAGCCGCTGACCCCGCCGCGCCCGCGCCGGGCGCCGGGGGGCGCGCCGGAGGAGGTGCCGGCCGGGGCCGATTGA
- a CDS encoding bifunctional riboflavin kinase/FAD synthetase, which translates to MTPTPVLHSDWRGLPEAACGATLALGNFDGVHLGHRAVLRAAHAGRPELKLAALTFEPHPREHFRPDDPPFRLTLSAAKAAALGAAGADLVIALPFDAALAAMPAEDFVTEVLHRGLGAKHLACGADFAFGHRRGGDVGFLAARAEALGIGLTVVPPVADEAGPISSSRIRRALQDGYPERAAAALGRPWAIAGVVSHGDKRGRSIGFPTANVPLGRHLEPARGVYAVEVRLADGATVPGVANIGLRPTVGGSESRVEAHLFDYAGDLYGQEVSVALRHFLRPERKFAGLPELVAQIGADAAEARRLLAV; encoded by the coding sequence GTGACCCCGACGCCGGTGCTGCACAGCGATTGGCGCGGCCTGCCCGAGGCGGCGTGCGGCGCCACCCTGGCGCTGGGCAATTTTGACGGCGTGCATCTCGGCCACCGCGCCGTGCTGCGCGCCGCCCATGCCGGGCGGCCGGAGCTGAAGCTGGCCGCGCTGACCTTCGAGCCGCATCCCCGCGAGCATTTCCGCCCCGACGACCCGCCCTTCCGCCTGACGCTGTCGGCCGCCAAGGCGGCGGCGCTGGGGGCGGCGGGGGCCGACCTGGTCATCGCCCTGCCCTTCGACGCGGCGCTGGCCGCCATGCCGGCCGAGGATTTCGTCACCGAGGTGCTGCATCGCGGCCTGGGGGCGAAGCATCTGGCCTGCGGCGCCGATTTCGCCTTCGGCCACCGGCGCGGCGGCGATGTCGGCTTCCTCGCCGCGCGGGCCGAGGCGCTGGGCATCGGGCTGACCGTGGTGCCGCCGGTGGCGGATGAGGCGGGGCCGATCTCCTCCTCCCGCATTCGCCGGGCGCTGCAGGATGGCTATCCGGAGCGCGCGGCGGCGGCGCTGGGCCGCCCCTGGGCCATCGCCGGCGTGGTGAGCCATGGCGACAAGCGCGGCCGCAGCATCGGCTTCCCCACCGCCAATGTGCCGCTGGGGCGGCATCTGGAGCCGGCGCGCGGCGTCTATGCGGTGGAGGTGCGGCTGGCCGATGGCGCCACGGTGCCGGGCGTCGCCAATATCGGGCTGCGCCCGACCGTCGGCGGCAGCGAGAGCCGGGTGGAGGCGCATCTCTTCGACTATGCCGGCGATCTCTATGGCCAGGAGGTCAGCGTGGCGCTGCGGCATTTCCTGCGGCCGGAGCGCAAATTCGCGGGCCTGCCCGAGCTGGTGGCGCAGATCGGCGCCGATGCCGCCGAGGCGCGGCGCCTGCTGGCGGTCTAG
- a CDS encoding pitrilysin family protein, translating into MSALTRRAALGAAAALPALALLPPGAAAQSAPAAPPPPRFAPPPGERPLFGASQWTLPNGLTVLHAENRRAPVVAHYVFYSAGAGEDPEGRSGLAHFLEHMMFKGSRNVPSGVFSRRVAREGGQDNAFTSRDVTAYHQHVEATRLALVAGMEADRMATALFPADEIEAERQVVQEERRQRTESTPRGRFREAWDAAFWGRQHWRGRPLIGWPDEIAALSRDDMLEFYRRYYTPANATLVVTGAIAREELAKLAEQDYGGIQGRPAPYDKARRERAPAPSVPQDDRLVQRDPSVREAVFLRGWIAPSLPAGGEAARHCDPLEVLSHLLGGGQGSRLHRALVEAGLAVSAGCAYDGDAIGIGNLEIYVTPRREASTAAIEAAVTAEITRLLDQGVTEAEVARSSRQLTAGTLLALDSLGTAPRILGSALANGMPLESIEYWPARIRAVTRTQVEAAARHVLARPAMSGWLLPEGAA; encoded by the coding sequence ATGTCCGCGCTCACCCGCCGCGCCGCGCTCGGCGCCGCCGCCGCCCTTCCCGCGCTTGCCCTGCTGCCGCCCGGCGCGGCGGCCCAGAGCGCGCCCGCCGCCCCGCCGCCGCCGCGCTTCGCCCCGCCGCCGGGCGAGCGCCCGCTCTTCGGCGCCAGCCAATGGACCCTGCCCAACGGGCTGACCGTGCTGCATGCCGAGAACCGGCGCGCCCCGGTCGTGGCGCATTACGTCTTCTACAGCGCCGGCGCCGGCGAGGATCCGGAGGGCAGGTCGGGCCTGGCCCATTTCCTCGAGCACATGATGTTCAAGGGCAGCCGGAACGTCCCCTCGGGCGTGTTCTCGCGCCGCGTGGCGCGGGAGGGCGGGCAGGACAATGCCTTCACCTCGCGCGATGTCACCGCCTATCACCAGCATGTGGAGGCCACGCGGCTGGCGCTGGTGGCGGGCATGGAGGCGGACCGCATGGCCACCGCCCTGTTCCCCGCCGACGAGATCGAGGCCGAGCGCCAGGTGGTGCAGGAGGAGCGCCGCCAGCGCACCGAGAGCACGCCGCGCGGCCGCTTCCGCGAGGCCTGGGACGCCGCCTTCTGGGGCCGCCAGCACTGGCGCGGCCGGCCGCTGATCGGCTGGCCCGACGAGATCGCAGCGCTGTCGCGCGACGACATGCTGGAATTCTACCGCCGCTACTACACCCCGGCCAATGCCACGCTGGTGGTCACCGGCGCGATCGCCCGCGAGGAACTCGCGAAGCTGGCCGAGCAGGATTACGGCGGCATCCAGGGCCGCCCGGCCCCCTATGACAAGGCGCGGCGCGAGCGGGCCCCCGCCCCCTCCGTGCCGCAGGATGACCGGCTGGTGCAGCGCGACCCGAGCGTGCGCGAGGCGGTGTTCCTGCGCGGCTGGATCGCCCCGTCGCTCCCCGCCGGCGGCGAGGCGGCGCGGCATTGCGACCCGCTGGAGGTGCTCTCCCACCTGCTCGGCGGCGGCCAGGGCTCGCGCCTGCACAGGGCGCTGGTGGAGGCCGGCCTCGCCGTCTCCGCCGGCTGCGCCTATGACGGCGACGCCATCGGCATCGGCAATCTGGAAATCTATGTGACGCCGCGGCGCGAGGCCTCGACCGCCGCGATCGAGGCCGCCGTCACGGCCGAGATCACCCGCCTGCTCGACCAGGGCGTGACCGAGGCCGAGGTGGCGCGCTCCAGCCGCCAGCTCACCGCCGGCACGCTGCTGGCGCTCGACAGCCTGGGCACCGCGCCGCGCATCCTGGGCAGCGCGCTGGCCAATGGCATGCCGCTGGAGAGCATCGAATACTGGCCGGCGCGCATCCGCGCCGTCACCCGCACCCAGGTGGAGGCCGCCGCCCGCCATGTGCTGGCCCGCCCGGCGATGAGCGGCTGGCTGCTGCCGGAGGGCGCGGCATGA
- a CDS encoding esterase, translating to MRARILAAMLALGLGGGAAAEPLALERWGSFHVGGRSVEVTGQPVREMLFSPGGVPTRIDPNGTYLMGGMYAQYMIPAAPRGQVPLLLWHGGGLTGVSWETTPDGREGWQHFFLRRGWPVYVSDAVERGRAGWGMIPEQTGGVAVVNPVSNPWERFRIGPGPGSYARGELLPGSQFPADRESYLNFIRQNVPRFTTTDGLTLEAYLALLDRVGPSVVVAHSQAGLFGWRAAQERPDKVRALVLVEPATVGDPAKLAALKDIPVLMVYGDHIAQDSRWPAIRANGLRFAEAVRQAGGSVEVVDLPERGITGNSHMVMMDRNSDQVAALVQDWLAAKGLWR from the coding sequence ATGCGCGCAAGGATTCTGGCCGCGATGCTGGCCCTGGGGCTCGGCGGCGGCGCCGCGGCCGAACCGCTGGCGCTGGAGCGCTGGGGCAGCTTCCATGTCGGCGGCCGGAGCGTCGAGGTTACCGGCCAGCCGGTGCGGGAGATGCTGTTCTCCCCCGGCGGGGTGCCGACGCGGATCGACCCCAACGGCACCTATCTGATGGGCGGCATGTATGCGCAGTACATGATCCCGGCCGCGCCGCGCGGCCAGGTGCCGCTGCTGCTGTGGCATGGCGGCGGCCTGACCGGGGTGAGCTGGGAGACGACGCCGGATGGCCGCGAGGGCTGGCAGCATTTCTTCCTGCGCCGCGGCTGGCCCGTCTATGTCTCGGATGCGGTGGAGCGTGGCCGCGCCGGCTGGGGCATGATCCCGGAGCAGACCGGCGGGGTGGCGGTGGTCAACCCGGTCTCCAACCCGTGGGAGCGTTTCCGCATCGGCCCCGGCCCCGGCAGCTACGCCCGGGGCGAGCTGCTGCCCGGCAGCCAGTTCCCCGCCGACCGGGAGAGCTATCTGAACTTCATCCGCCAGAACGTGCCGCGCTTCACCACGACGGACGGGCTGACGCTGGAGGCCTATCTGGCGCTGCTCGACCGGGTGGGGCCGAGCGTGGTGGTGGCGCACAGCCAGGCCGGGCTGTTCGGCTGGCGCGCGGCGCAGGAACGGCCGGACAAGGTGCGCGCCCTGGTGCTGGTGGAGCCCGCCACGGTGGGCGACCCGGCCAAGCTGGCGGCGCTGAAGGACATCCCGGTGCTGATGGTCTATGGCGACCACATCGCCCAGGATTCGCGCTGGCCGGCGATCCGCGCCAATGGGCTGCGCTTCGCCGAGGCGGTGCGCCAGGCGGGCGGCAGCGTGGAGGTGGTGGACCTGCCGGAACGCGGCATCACCGGCAACAGCCACATGGTCATGATGGACCGCAATTCGGACCAGGTGGCGGCGCTGGTGCAGGACTGGCTGGCGGCGAAGGGGCTCTGGCGCTAG
- a CDS encoding TIGR00730 family Rossman fold protein, with product MKRVCVFCGSNPGNNPAYAEAARAMGRAIAARGLGLVYGGGHVGLMGIVADAAMRDGAEVIGIIPETLMRREVGHGAITELRVVATMHERKAMMADLSDGFVVLPGGIGTLEEAVEAFTWTQLGIHDKGLAFLDTEGYWQRLAGVLDHMVGEGFLHAKHRAMVGFAATPEAALDALAGFTPVEVEKWVEKEGR from the coding sequence ATGAAGCGTGTCTGTGTGTTCTGCGGTTCCAACCCCGGCAACAACCCCGCCTATGCCGAGGCGGCGCGCGCCATGGGCCGCGCCATCGCCGCGCGCGGCCTTGGCCTGGTCTATGGCGGCGGGCATGTCGGGCTGATGGGCATCGTGGCCGACGCCGCCATGCGCGACGGCGCCGAGGTGATCGGCATCATCCCCGAGACGCTGATGCGGCGCGAGGTCGGCCATGGCGCCATCACCGAGCTGCGGGTCGTCGCCACCATGCATGAGCGCAAGGCGATGATGGCCGACCTCTCGGACGGCTTCGTCGTGCTGCCCGGCGGCATCGGCACGCTGGAGGAGGCGGTGGAGGCCTTCACCTGGACGCAGCTCGGCATCCACGACAAGGGGCTCGCCTTCCTCGACACCGAGGGCTACTGGCAGCGCCTGGCCGGCGTGCTCGACCACATGGTGGGCGAGGGGTTCCTGCACGCCAAGCACCGCGCCATGGTCGGCTTCGCCGCGACGCCCGAGGCGGCGCTGGACGCGCTGGCCGGCTTCACTCCGGTCGAGGTCGAGAAATGGGTGGAGAAGGAGGGGCGGTGA
- a CDS encoding DUF3035 domain-containing protein translates to MRQLPFRIPARAALLPMACTLLLAGCGGDTARTLGFTRDAPDEFSVVTRAPLSLPPTLGNLPAPRPGAPRPQELRGRAAGEAVLAPGAAFGVGAASAPSRGESALLAQAGGGASPDIRSRVDEESTRLEQPDRSVVDRLMFWRETPPPGTALDPQREAQRLRENAALGRSVEDGETPIIQRRRQGLFQGLF, encoded by the coding sequence ATGAGGCAGCTTCCCTTCCGCATCCCGGCCCGCGCCGCGCTCCTGCCGATGGCCTGCACGCTGCTGCTCGCCGGCTGCGGCGGCGACACGGCGCGCACGCTGGGCTTCACCCGCGACGCGCCGGACGAGTTCAGCGTGGTCACCCGCGCGCCGCTCTCCCTGCCGCCGACGCTCGGCAACCTGCCGGCGCCGCGCCCCGGCGCGCCGCGCCCGCAGGAGCTGCGCGGCCGCGCCGCCGGCGAGGCGGTGCTGGCCCCCGGCGCCGCCTTCGGCGTGGGCGCCGCCTCCGCCCCCTCGCGCGGCGAGAGCGCGCTGCTGGCCCAGGCCGGCGGCGGCGCCTCCCCCGACATCCGCTCGCGGGTGGATGAGGAGAGCACGCGGCTGGAGCAGCCCGACCGCTCCGTGGTCGACCGGCTGATGTTCTGGCGCGAGACCCCGCCGCCGGGCACCGCCCTCGACCCGCAGCGCGAGGCGCAGCGCCTGCGCGAGAATGCCGCCCTCGGCCGCAGCGTGGAGGATGGCGAGACGCCGATCATCCAGCGCCGCCGCCAGGGCCTGTTCCAGGGGCTGTTCTGA